From the Pleurodeles waltl isolate 20211129_DDA chromosome 6, aPleWal1.hap1.20221129, whole genome shotgun sequence genome, the window ATGTATGTGGATTTTCGTGAGACATTTACCCTGTCTAATATTGTTACTAGATCATAAGCTACATCAGACATTTGGGGAAGAACAGTAAATATGCTCTTAAAAGTTTCAGATCATAAACATCAGCAAATATTGAAGTACAATTCATTGGTCGCTCAATAAGTCTAGATAGAACAACCCGTTTTCACAACTAATGTTTCATGTTAATTTGTATTTGATTCCTCCATCAAGGATGGCGACCTCACATTCCCACTCGAGTCGGTGAAAAAACTGAAAGAGCTCCTCCTAGAAGTGAACAAGGGATCCTTGGATGAAACTGGAGAGCACAGCCCCCTTATTTATGAAAACGAAGTACACATTAATCCACTGGACAAGAATGAGTTGGCAGAAAGCTCCAGAGAGAAGAGAGCTGCAGAGACGAAAGTGGATTTTATAAAGGTCTGCGCTCATCCTGAGTTACCAAAGGAGTTCTTCCTCATCTGCAAGAAAGCGGAAGCACCTGCTGTCATTGAGAGGCTGAGTACGTTGGCTATAATAAGACATGTACCCTTTTGTCTTTGTTTCCCTTCCGTTACTTATCCCCAAACCTTTCAATTGCTAATCACCACAGTAAGTTGTGTTATCAAACTCCCATTTGTAGGTCTGATCCCTTATGGCTTTTCTTACTGAGCAGCAACACCTCAGAGGGCAGGGACGAACAAATGCCGAGAAGTGGCGGATAAGAGTAGTGATAATACCTTAAGGACGCCACAGTTTATAAATAGTAACTATTACGTAGCATCCACATTTCATAACAACACCTCTTACATACATCACACTACACATTAAAGAACAAATAATGTAATTTAGAAAATTCAACCTTCCATAGAAGATCAACAAATACATTATTTCAAGACGTCACAATAAAACTACAATGATACTGACAAAATAGTGGAAAACGCAGTTTGAAATAATACAGGATAAAGAGAAAGAGTTACAATCAATGAACTGCCACTGAATTGGTTTGCGTATATGTTTTCACATGGACAGCATTTATCCCATCTAGTTTTCATGTGAATTTTGCATTTTCAAGTGGTCCACATATCGTTATTTTGGATTTGCTCAGATTCAATAATAATTTTCTATTTTCAAGATATTTATCAAATGGCTCAGTGCTCTTTTGGTGTCTGACATGGCTAATACGGAAACAAAAATAGGACAGATTCATTAGTGTAGCCCAGTACTCAATGTTTTGCTCATCACAATTATGGATTAGTTTAAATTTACAGGTGATGAAACCACACAGATGTTTGACAAAGGGACTGAACAAATATTCACACTTATGTAGATTGGTTTGCTGGATCAACACTGGATTTGTTTAGAATCACATAAAGAAAGCGTTTCTTATGTCACAGCATGACAACCCAGTCTTGATATGTCCCTCTTGCACATAGGCTAGATTTCCCTGCTCCAGGTTTTGTGACGGGGTAGATCCAGGATAGAGTGTCAGGATAAACTGCTGCACATTTATATAAATTGGGGAATTTAGAAAGCAGTGGCTGTCCTGGACATTCGGTAATGACTGACCAATCTTGGTCCACTGTTGCACAACTCTATGATTAGAAATATGTTAAAAAGTAGCTCTGGGTCTAAGTTTCTATTTCCATGAACCTAGCATGGTTCACTCAGGGAATCATACAAACATGCAATGTTCCCCAGCATTTTCGCCCCTAAATTATTAAATTTTTACTAACAGTACATTGTTGTTGTCCCCTAAAAAAAACCCTGTTTTCCACAaactttggggcacatttatacttaCTTTGCGGCAAatttgcacaattgtttttgtacGCAAATTCgggtcaaaactaactccatattaatattttgacgttagacacgtctaatgtcaaaatattggagtttgcaccattttttagatgtgtgaacctaccttgcgtcaatgagatgcaaggtaggcgttcctatctagaaaatggtgctaaccccatagccccatatttatccccccatgctaaaatgacgcacaggtgggaggaggggctaaataatggtgcaaagcttgctttgtaccattacttaacgcctgggtcagaccaggcgtgaggggacctgtggacccatttccatggttaaacaccatggaatgggtccacgggTGCCCTCTccaagcaccaggaacaccccgACCCGCACCAGAAAGGATGGGGGATCCCTTCCCAGGTATGTattggtaagtgtttatttttatttaattaaagtgccatccagggcccaacttggggtcccctgcctgg encodes:
- the LOC138300669 gene encoding guanylin-like, whose product is MKYFLLSVFPACLMMMQTCQAVYVKDGDLTFPLESVKKLKELLLEVNKGSLDETGEHSPLIYENEVHINPLDKNELAESSREKRAAETKVDFIKVCAHPELPKEFFLICKKAEAPAVIERLMFAIRDADVCEVCASAACAGC